One Ascaphus truei isolate aAscTru1 unplaced genomic scaffold, aAscTru1.hap1 HAP1_SCAFFOLD_3265, whole genome shotgun sequence DNA segment encodes these proteins:
- the CBX4 gene encoding E3 SUMO-protein ligase CBX4 isoform X1: MSDLSISRYNTWEPEENILDPRLLIAFQNRERQEQIMGYRKRGPKPKHHLVPLPSFARRSNVLSGLQDSSMESRTKLDLGSIAKSQPHQYQLNSKKHHQYQPNGKDHSVKHHSSSKRKYYYQLNSKKHHHYQPDPKMYDQYPPGKDPKICVDRSSKHRDSWAHSQSIDMGSPGTAVNGFEKNGLPHVVSSPSKEVSGNGIGSKMKIVKNKNKNGRIVIVMSKYMENGMQSVKIKSSEEECDKGEQGRRAETPGGSAGDRTCKATEEKPEHWKKRAESKIMINEGKGQGGADRATVPLAGLRRTYSTTDHPHDQPLQLTTKKDLIPWSTEANHRLFREQPPKDVVYGNPRKRCLTDTTGDRESCKKMLTSRSVSAPGRLDIQARQVPVTVTSQDPDIILLDSDLDEPIDLRCVKSRCDSDRETDKDEVQVTEASQTIDVEAVTQQPLTEFKPFFGNIVITDVTANCLTVTFKEYITV; encoded by the exons GGAAAGACAGGAGCAGATTATGGGCTACAGGAAACGTGGCCCTAAACCCAAGCACCACCTGGTCCCG TTGCCCTCATTTGCCCGTCGATCCAATGTCCTGAGCGGCCTCCAAGATTCCTCCATGGAGAGCAGGACCAAGCTGGACCTGGGATCCATCGCAAAGAGCCAACCTCACCAGTACCAGCTGAACAGCAAGAAGCACCATCAGTACCAGCCCAATGGGAAGGACCACTCGGTGAAACACCATTCCAGCAGCAAGAGGAAATATTACTACCAGCTGAACAGCAAGAAGCATCATCATTATCAGCCTGACCCAAAGATGTATGACCAGTACCCACCAGGGAAGGACCCCAAGATCTGCGTAGACCGCAGTAGCAAGCACAGGGACTCATGGGCGCACAGCCAGTCCATAGACATGGGGTCTCCAGGCACAGCTGTCAATGGGTTTGAAAAAAATGGCTTGCCCCATGTAGTCTCCAGCCCATCGAAGGAGGTGTCGGGCAATGGAATTGGGAGTAAAATGAAGATagtcaaaaacaaaaacaagaacgGGAGGATTGTGATTGTGATGAGCAAATACATGGAGAATGGCATGCAGTCTGTGAAAATCAAGTCTTCAGAGGAGGAGTGTGAcaagggggagcaggggaggagagcggagACCCCGGGGGGCTCGGCTGGGGACAGGACTTGCAAAGCCACGGAGGAGAAACCGGAGCATTGGAAGAAACGGGCAGAGTCCAAGATAATGATCAATGAGGGTAAAGGGCAGGGCGGTGCAGACAGGGCGACTGTGCCGCTCGCCGGGCTCCGGAGGACTTATTCCACCACAGACCACCCCCATGATCAACCCCTGCAGCTCACAACGAAGAAGGACCTGATACCTTGGTCTACTGAAGCCAACCATCGGCTGTTCCGGGAGCAACCACCCAAGGACGTCGTGTATGGCAATCCGAGGAAACGGTGTCTGACGGACACCACCGGGGACAGGGAGTCCTGCAAGAAAATGCTCACTTCCCGGAGTGTGAGTGCCCCGGGCAGGCTGGATATCCAGGCCAGGCAGGTGCCGGTCACTGTGACCTCACAGGACCCGGACATCATTCTGTTAGACTCTGACCTTGACGAGCCCATAGATTTGCGCTGTGTGAAATCCAGGTGTGACAGTGACCGGGAGACGGACAAAGATGAGGTCCAGGTGACCGAGGCCTCGCAGACCATTGACGTGGAGGCTGTGACACAGCAGCCACTGACTGAGTTCAAACCCTTCTTTGGGAATATTGTCATCACGGACGTTACAGCCAACTGTCTCACTGTCACTTTCAAGGAGTATATTACCGTGTGA
- the CBX4 gene encoding E3 SUMO-protein ligase CBX4 isoform X2, with amino-acid sequence MTPILSLYNTWEPEENILDPRLLIAFQNRERQEQIMGYRKRGPKPKHHLVPLPSFARRSNVLSGLQDSSMESRTKLDLGSIAKSQPHQYQLNSKKHHQYQPNGKDHSVKHHSSSKRKYYYQLNSKKHHHYQPDPKMYDQYPPGKDPKICVDRSSKHRDSWAHSQSIDMGSPGTAVNGFEKNGLPHVVSSPSKEVSGNGIGSKMKIVKNKNKNGRIVIVMSKYMENGMQSVKIKSSEEECDKGEQGRRAETPGGSAGDRTCKATEEKPEHWKKRAESKIMINEGKGQGGADRATVPLAGLRRTYSTTDHPHDQPLQLTTKKDLIPWSTEANHRLFREQPPKDVVYGNPRKRCLTDTTGDRESCKKMLTSRSVSAPGRLDIQARQVPVTVTSQDPDIILLDSDLDEPIDLRCVKSRCDSDRETDKDEVQVTEASQTIDVEAVTQQPLTEFKPFFGNIVITDVTANCLTVTFKEYITV; translated from the exons GGAAAGACAGGAGCAGATTATGGGCTACAGGAAACGTGGCCCTAAACCCAAGCACCACCTGGTCCCG TTGCCCTCATTTGCCCGTCGATCCAATGTCCTGAGCGGCCTCCAAGATTCCTCCATGGAGAGCAGGACCAAGCTGGACCTGGGATCCATCGCAAAGAGCCAACCTCACCAGTACCAGCTGAACAGCAAGAAGCACCATCAGTACCAGCCCAATGGGAAGGACCACTCGGTGAAACACCATTCCAGCAGCAAGAGGAAATATTACTACCAGCTGAACAGCAAGAAGCATCATCATTATCAGCCTGACCCAAAGATGTATGACCAGTACCCACCAGGGAAGGACCCCAAGATCTGCGTAGACCGCAGTAGCAAGCACAGGGACTCATGGGCGCACAGCCAGTCCATAGACATGGGGTCTCCAGGCACAGCTGTCAATGGGTTTGAAAAAAATGGCTTGCCCCATGTAGTCTCCAGCCCATCGAAGGAGGTGTCGGGCAATGGAATTGGGAGTAAAATGAAGATagtcaaaaacaaaaacaagaacgGGAGGATTGTGATTGTGATGAGCAAATACATGGAGAATGGCATGCAGTCTGTGAAAATCAAGTCTTCAGAGGAGGAGTGTGAcaagggggagcaggggaggagagcggagACCCCGGGGGGCTCGGCTGGGGACAGGACTTGCAAAGCCACGGAGGAGAAACCGGAGCATTGGAAGAAACGGGCAGAGTCCAAGATAATGATCAATGAGGGTAAAGGGCAGGGCGGTGCAGACAGGGCGACTGTGCCGCTCGCCGGGCTCCGGAGGACTTATTCCACCACAGACCACCCCCATGATCAACCCCTGCAGCTCACAACGAAGAAGGACCTGATACCTTGGTCTACTGAAGCCAACCATCGGCTGTTCCGGGAGCAACCACCCAAGGACGTCGTGTATGGCAATCCGAGGAAACGGTGTCTGACGGACACCACCGGGGACAGGGAGTCCTGCAAGAAAATGCTCACTTCCCGGAGTGTGAGTGCCCCGGGCAGGCTGGATATCCAGGCCAGGCAGGTGCCGGTCACTGTGACCTCACAGGACCCGGACATCATTCTGTTAGACTCTGACCTTGACGAGCCCATAGATTTGCGCTGTGTGAAATCCAGGTGTGACAGTGACCGGGAGACGGACAAAGATGAGGTCCAGGTGACCGAGGCCTCGCAGACCATTGACGTGGAGGCTGTGACACAGCAGCCACTGACTGAGTTCAAACCCTTCTTTGGGAATATTGTCATCACGGACGTTACAGCCAACTGTCTCACTGTCACTTTCAAGGAGTATATTACCGTGTGA